CCAGGGCCAGAAGCGCTAGCGCCGCTCCCTCGCCCTAGCCGCCCGGCGTGTAGAAGGTCGGGCTTCCCGGTCCCACCGGCAGGCCGATGACGAAGGTCCAGACGTAGAAGAAGATGCTCCACGCGGTCAGGAAGAAGATCGTATAGGGCAGCATCATCGCGATCAGCGTGCCGACGCCCAGGTCCTTCTGATAGCGCGTCGCCCAGGCGAGGATCAGCCCGAAATAGCTCATCATCGGGGTGATGATGTTGGTCGTGCTGTCGCCGATCCGATAGGCCGCCTGGATCGCCTCGGGCGCATAGCCGATCAGCATCAGCATCGGCACGAAGATCGGCGCGGTCACCGCCCACTGCGCGCTCGCCGAGCCCAGCGACAGGTTGATGATCGCGCACAACAGGATGAAGGCGAAAAAGACCAGCGGCCCCGTCAGCCCCGTGTCGACGAGAAACTGCGCCCCCGTCACCGCCGTGATCGCCCCGAGGTTGGTCCAGCCGAAAAAGGCCACGAACTGCGCCGCGAAGAACACCAGCACGATGTACAAGCCGAGGCTCGACAGCGCCTTCGACATCGCATCGATCACGTCGCGGTCGGTCTTCATCGTTCCCGCCGCGCGCCCATAGGCATAGCCGATCACCACGAAGAAGATGAAGATCCACACCACGAAGCCGTCGAAGAAGGGCGAGTCCATCCGGTCGCCATCCTCGGGATTCCTCAGCACCCCCCATTCGGGCACCAGCGTCAGCGCCATCAGCGCCAGCACGCCGACCAGCGCGATCCCCGCCCAGCGGAGTCCCTTGCGCTCCTTGTCGTCCAGCGGCTCCATCATGTGATCGTCGAGGATCGTCGGATCGGCTTTCGACTTGTCGTAGGCCCCCAACTGCGGCTCGACGATATAGAGCGACACGAGGCTCCCGATCGCGGCGATGAGGAAGGTCGAGGCGAACATGAAATACCAGTTGGCCGTCGCCAGCACGGTATAATCGCCATCGATCAGCTGCGCCGCCTCCTCGGTGATCCCCGCGAGCAGCGGGTCGACCGTGCCGATCAGCAAATTGGCGCTATATCCCCCCGACACCCCGGCAAAGGCCGCCGCCATGCCCGCCAGCGGATGGCGCCCCAGCGCATAATAGATCGCCCCGCCCAGGGGGATCAGCACCACGTAACCGACCTCGCTCGCCGTGTTGGAGATGATCCCCGCGAACACGATCGCCACCGTCACCAGCTTGGGCGGCGCTTTCAGCACGAGGCTGCGCACCGCCGCCGACAACATCCCTGAATGCTCCGCCACGCCGACGCCCAGCATCGCCACCAGCACCACGCCCAAGGGCGCGAAACCGGTGAAATTGTCGACCAGCCCGGTAAAGATGCGCCGCACCCCGTCGCCATCCATCAGGCTCACCGCGCGGATCATCCCGTCGGCCGCCACGCCATTTGCGCCTTCGGGCCGGGGGTCGACCACCGCCACCCCCATCCAGCCCATCAGCCCCGACAACAGCACGATCCCCAGCGCCAAGAGCGCGAACAGCGTCACCGGATGCGGCAGCAAATTGCCCAGCCACTCGACCCCGTCGAGAAAGCGCGAAAAGGCATTCTTCTTGGCGCGCGCCTGTTCCTGCGGCGGGATGGGAAATTCGTTCATGGGGGACTCCGGGGGGAAAGGTCGCGCCAGCCTAGCGACTCCGCCTTATTCATCAACCGCCAAGCCGAACCCTTCCCAAACGCCCCCGCGCCTCCTACACAGGAGCCATCCCCGGGGAGCCAGTGCTGGCTGAGAGGGGCAGGTCACGCTGCCCGACCCGTCGAACCTGATGCCTGAAAAGGCCGTAGGGAGTGGAGCGCGGCGCCCGCGTGTCCACTCCACCATTGGAGACTAGACACATGGCCGACCGCGACCCCAACCTTCCCAACGCCGGCGAATTTGGCGACCAGCGCGGCGGCGCGCTCGCCGTCACCACCGGCCCCATCCGGGGCTCCAAGAAGATCCATGTCGAAGGCAAGGGCGGCATCAAGGTCGCCATGCGCGAAGTGCACCTCGAACCCACCAGCGGCGAGCCCCCCGTCCCCGTCTACGACCCCTCCGGCCCCTACACCGACGCGAACGCCACCATCGACATCACCTCGGGCCTCCCCGAACTGCGCCGCGACTGGATCCGCGCCCGCGGCGACGTCGAGGAAAAGGCCCAGCGCACGGTCAAGCCCGAAGACAATGGCCAGCTCGGCCCCGATCGTTCGGGGGGCGTCGACCCCTTCCCCAACGTCCGCCGCCAGGTGCTCCGCGCCAAGCCCGGCCATAACGTCACCCAGATGCACTATGCCCGCAAGGGCATCATCACCCCCGAGATGGAATATGTCGCCATCCGCGAAAACCTCGGCCGGAGCCAGAGGCTCGATCGGGCGACTGATGGAGAATCGTTCGGCGCCTCGATCCCGCCCATCGTGACCCCCGAATTCGTCCGCGAGGAAATCGCCCGCGGCCGCGCCATCATCCCCAACAACATCAACCACCCCGAGAGCGAGCCGATGGCGATCGGCCGCAACTTCCTCGTCAAGATCAACGCCAATATCGGCAACAGCGCGGTCGCCTCCGACGTCGCTTCCGAAGTCGACAAGATGGTCTGGGCGATCCGCTGGGGCGCCGACACGGTCATGGACCTCTCCACCGGCCGCAACATCCACGACACGCGCGAATGGATCATCCGCAACTCGCCCGTCCCCATCGGCACCGTCCCCATCTACCAGGCGCTGGAGAAAGTCGGCGGCGTGGCCGAGGACCTCACCTGGGACATCTTCGCCGACACGCTGATCGAACAGGCCGAACAGGGCGTAGACTATTTCACCATCCACGCGGGCGTGCGCCTGCCCTACGTCCCCATGGCCGCCAAGCGCGTCACCGGCATCGTCAGCCGAGGCGGCTCGATCATGGCCAAATGGTGCCTCGCCCATCACCGCGAGAGCTTCCTCTACGAAAAGTTCGACGAGATCTGCGAGATCATGAAGGCCTATGACATCGCCTTCAGCCTTGGCGATGGCCTGCGCCCCGGCTCCATCGCCGACGCCAACGACGAAGCCCAGTTCGCCGAACTCTACACCCTCGGAGAGCTCACCAAGAAAGCGTGGGAACAGGATGTCCAGGTCATGATCGAAGGCCCCGGCCACGTGCCGATGCACAAGATCAAGGAGAATATGGAAAAGCAGCTCGAGGCCTGCGACGAAGCGCCCTTCTACACGCTCGGGCCGCTCACCACCGACATCGCGCCCGGCTACGACCATATCACCAGCGCCATCGGCGCCGCCCAGATCGGCTGGTACGGCACCGCGATGCTCTGCTACGTCACCCCCAAGGAGCATCTGGGCCTCCCCGACCGCGACGACGTAAAGGTCGGCGTGGTGACCTACAAGCTAGCCGCCCACGCCGCCGATTTGGCGAAAGGCCACCCCGCCGCACAGGTCCGCGACGACGCGCTTTCCAAAGCCCGCTTCGAATTCCGCTGGCGCGACCAGTTCAACCTCTCGCTCGATCCCGACACTGCCGAGCAATATCACGACCAGACCCTGCCCGCCGAAGGCGCCAAGACCGCCCACTTCTGCTCCATGTGCGGGCCGAAGTTCTGCTCGATGAAGATCAGCCAGGAAGTGCGCGAATTCGCGGCGAAGCAGAACAGCGCGCTCGGCGAACAGGTCCTCGATGGCGAGGAAGCCGAGAAGGGCATGGCGGAAATGAGCGAGCGCTTTACAGAAAAGGGCGGTAAACTCTATCTCTAGTTTTCTTTAAACGAAAGTTGAGCATGTCCCATTCCACGCCCCTCATCCTGCTCTCGTCTGGATTGAGAGCACGCTATCGTGAGGATGTCGTTCGCGCGTTAGCACTGCCAACTGGTAGGAAACTTCAATTCCGATATCGAAAAAGACACATTGAGTCCGCGCTTGTAAAAAACCTAAAGTCTTTGACCGGTCGGACGGTTTTTATTTGCTACCTGGAATGCTCTGATCCCAATCGTCAGATTCGTTTGCTTCCAGTGAGAAGTGCTAAAATTGGTGCGGTCGAAGCGGCGGGGGAGAAGTTCATATTTACTCTCATTGTCGAGAAGTACTTCTCTTCTCCAAATGATGCCGCGAAGCTGATTGAAGCTGACAAAAAGTTTAAGGTCCCGGCTTGGAAAACTCCGGCTGATGGAGGATCGACGTACGCGTCTGGGCTCTGGGCACAGGGTTCAGAGCTTTCTTTGAGCGACTTCGAACTCGTAAAGCATAACCGAGACGGTGGTCACTTGCTGGCTTTCGAAAATACTGCGGTTCAACTCGGGGCAACATCAGATTTCTCGTCAGTCGAAGAACGGCTGTTCTTCAATCTCGTTGCGCTTGAGGAGGCAGGTAAGCGATATGAGTTTGGTCCTTCGCCAACCTTCAAGCGGAATGGTGTTCAGTCGGTTCTGATCCACCATTTGACCCCCAATATGCCTACCGGTCCGGAGGCTCCCACTCTGTTTCTTAAGTATGCTGTGTTCGGTCACGGCCTTGAGCCCATCCACGGCAACTTATTAAAAATTGATAGTGAATACGACCTCAAACGTCTCAGACTCGATGTAAAAAAAGGAGTACGTGACACTATCAACTCCCTATCTATAGGAAGGACTTCTGCATCGAAACCAGACGAATTGCAGGACTCTGAGGTTGAGGTCGAGATACGTGTACGAAGCAGTCAATGGAAGGTTCTGCTGAATATCCTATTCATCATGTCAGGGATCGCAGCTGCAGGTATTGTTGCCGCCGGAAGCTCACTGACCCTAAACAAAGCACTCTTAATTCTTTTCGCCGCTTTCATTGCGGCCGCCTCGAGCGTTTTAGGTTATAAGACACGAGCTTGACCTTTCA
The nucleotide sequence above comes from Sphingomicrobium arenosum. Encoded proteins:
- a CDS encoding AbgT family transporter → MNEFPIPPQEQARAKKNAFSRFLDGVEWLGNLLPHPVTLFALLALGIVLLSGLMGWMGVAVVDPRPEGANGVAADGMIRAVSLMDGDGVRRIFTGLVDNFTGFAPLGVVLVAMLGVGVAEHSGMLSAAVRSLVLKAPPKLVTVAIVFAGIISNTASEVGYVVLIPLGGAIYYALGRHPLAGMAAAFAGVSGGYSANLLIGTVDPLLAGITEEAAQLIDGDYTVLATANWYFMFASTFLIAAIGSLVSLYIVEPQLGAYDKSKADPTILDDHMMEPLDDKERKGLRWAGIALVGVLALMALTLVPEWGVLRNPEDGDRMDSPFFDGFVVWIFIFFVVIGYAYGRAAGTMKTDRDVIDAMSKALSSLGLYIVLVFFAAQFVAFFGWTNLGAITAVTGAQFLVDTGLTGPLVFFAFILLCAIINLSLGSASAQWAVTAPIFVPMLMLIGYAPEAIQAAYRIGDSTTNIITPMMSYFGLILAWATRYQKDLGVGTLIAMMLPYTIFFLTAWSIFFYVWTFVIGLPVGPGSPTFYTPGG
- the thiC gene encoding phosphomethylpyrimidine synthase ThiC; the encoded protein is MADRDPNLPNAGEFGDQRGGALAVTTGPIRGSKKIHVEGKGGIKVAMREVHLEPTSGEPPVPVYDPSGPYTDANATIDITSGLPELRRDWIRARGDVEEKAQRTVKPEDNGQLGPDRSGGVDPFPNVRRQVLRAKPGHNVTQMHYARKGIITPEMEYVAIRENLGRSQRLDRATDGESFGASIPPIVTPEFVREEIARGRAIIPNNINHPESEPMAIGRNFLVKINANIGNSAVASDVASEVDKMVWAIRWGADTVMDLSTGRNIHDTREWIIRNSPVPIGTVPIYQALEKVGGVAEDLTWDIFADTLIEQAEQGVDYFTIHAGVRLPYVPMAAKRVTGIVSRGGSIMAKWCLAHHRESFLYEKFDEICEIMKAYDIAFSLGDGLRPGSIADANDEAQFAELYTLGELTKKAWEQDVQVMIEGPGHVPMHKIKENMEKQLEACDEAPFYTLGPLTTDIAPGYDHITSAIGAAQIGWYGTAMLCYVTPKEHLGLPDRDDVKVGVVTYKLAAHAADLAKGHPAAQVRDDALSKARFEFRWRDQFNLSLDPDTAEQYHDQTLPAEGAKTAHFCSMCGPKFCSMKISQEVREFAAKQNSALGEQVLDGEEAEKGMAEMSERFTEKGGKLYL